A window from Bufo bufo chromosome 1, aBufBuf1.1, whole genome shotgun sequence encodes these proteins:
- the WASHC3 gene encoding WASH complex subunit 3 isoform X1, translated as MEGERNRLDPSPNTAPEGETSTAGQVALQQLKGEHPRPPLVGFLSSDPRSLEHVASGAVKQKLSALSLRIQQIETTLNILDAKLSSIPGLEDVKVETHLSNSITNGHLQPRSVSEAPPATPQTEVVQQNSLNDNTLPKEEVQAENIPTVAKDPRYARYLKMVQVGVPVMAIRNKMISEGLNPDLLETPNAPVPDGDIAPEDSSDSESSFSD; from the exons ATGGAGGGAGAGAGAAACAGATTAGACCCTTCACCCAACACCGCACCCGAGGGAGAGACCTCTACAGCTGGACAGGTGGCCTTACAGCAATTAAAAGGGGAACACCCACGTCCTCCTTTAGTTGGTTTCCTGTCCTCTGACCCGAGGAGCCTGGAACATGTGGCCTCTGGGGCTGTGAAGCAG AAACTGTCTGCTCTTTCACTTCGTATTCAACAGATTGAAACCACGCTCAATATTCTAGATGCAAAG CTTTCTTCCATCCCTGGCTTAGAAGATGTTAAAGTTGAAACACATTTGTCTAACAGTATTACAAATGGTCATCTGCAGCCCCGGTCTGTCTCAGAAGCCCCTCCAGCTACACCACAGACAGAA GTTGTTCAGCAGAACTCCTTAAATGATAACACCTTACCGAAGGAAGAAGTACAGGCTGAAAATATTCCCACTGTAGCGAAAGATCCAAGATATGCCAGATACTTAAAAATGGTTCAAGTG GGTGTCCCTGTGATGGCTATTCGAAATAAAATGATTTCTGAAGGACTAAACCCTGATCTTTTAGA GACACCTAATGCACCGGTCCCAGACGGAGACATTGCACCAGAAGACAGCTCTGACAGTGAATCCTCATTCAGTGACTGA